The following coding sequences lie in one Zingiber officinale cultivar Zhangliang chromosome 2B, Zo_v1.1, whole genome shotgun sequence genomic window:
- the LOC122047838 gene encoding uncharacterized protein LOC122047838, with product MEPAEKRCSVGNLLVRALLIFVSVFLLRFVYVVTIYGGSCTAGDNCFFSLPGESLALAGSSGGVVASSSIASADAGLGYPADPAVRSLWTSREWRKAVEFYSSVMQDLVVEGFLSQDSKCLCVDTPAGYEVLALKEIGVPDAVGIAKKSAPPLVVAGGDPLFLPFKNATFDFVFAGQSLDQSKWPADLAAEIARTLRPHWFLVVLTTSAGDSYSLHSLAQLFPGFINVRSRDINHWDSKSQPLREIVFQKQEGVHIVFTKVNSHDECPVLEHKLQILQLAEPLIEEEPLKPWITLKRNIQNVKYLPSIADISFKQRYIYVDVGARSYGSSIGSWFRKQYPKQNHTFEIYAIEADTAFHKEYATKKGVNLLPFAAWVRNETLTFEINHDPDNHDVEQGRGMGRIRPFGASDGRVSTGSVHAIQGFDFAAWLKRTFTEKDYVVMKMDVEGTEFDLIPRLFKTGAICLIDELFLECHYNRWQKCCPGQRSPKYQNTYGKCLKLFTSLRDSGVLVHQWW from the coding sequence ATGGAGCCGGCGGAAAAGCGGTGCTCGGTGGGAAACCTCCTCGTCCGGGCGCTCCTCATCTTCGTGTCTGTTTTCCTCCTCCGATTCGTGTACGTTGTCACTATCTACGGCGGTTCCTGCACCGCCGGTGACAATTGCTTCTTTTCTTTGCCGGGGGAATCTCTTGCACTTGCGGGATCGTCCGGAGGTGTCGTAGCTTCTTCCTCCATCGCCTCAGCTGATGCCGGCCTTGGATACCCCGCGGATCCAGCCGTCCGATCCCTCTGGACCAGCCGAGAGTGGCGGAAGGCTGTCGAGTTCTATTCCTCCGTGATGCAGGATCTCGTGGTGGAAGGATTTCTCTCCCAGGACTCTAAGTGCCTGTGCGTGGACACCCCTGCTGGATATGAGGTGCTCGCTCTCAAGGAGATCGGAGTCCCTGATGCGGTCGGCATTGCTAAGAAAAGCGCGCCACCGCTGGTAGTTGCCGGTGGCGATCCTCTCTTTCTGCCGTTCAAAAATGCCACCTTTGACTTCGTGTTTGCAGGGCAGAGTCTAGATCAAAGCAAATGGCCTGCGGATCTTGCTGCAGAGATCGCAAGGACGCTGAGACCTCATTGGTTCCTTGTTGTGCTCACTACCTCCGCTGGAGATTCCTACAGTCTCCACTCCCTCGCCCAACTTTTCCCTGGCTTCATAAATGTTCGATCGAGGGATATCAACCATTGGGATTCGAAGTCTCAGCCTCTCCGTGAGATAGTTTTTCAGAAACAAGAAGGCGTACACATTGTTTTTACAAAGGTTAATTCTCATGATGAATGTCCAGTTCTAGAGCACAAGCTCCAGATTCTTCAGTTAGCAGAGCCTCTGATTGAGGAGGAGCCTTTAAAGCCATGGATCACCCTCAAGAGGAACATCCAGAATGTCAAGTATTTACCATCAATTGCTGATATAAGCTTCAAGCAAAGGTATATTTATGTCGATGTTGGTGCTCGGAGCTATGGCTCAAGCATTGGTAGCTGGTTCAGGAAACAGTACCCTAAGCAGAATCACACTTTTGAGATATATGCTATTGAAGCTGACACAGCATTTCACAAAGAGTATGCCACTAAGAAAGGTGTAAACTTGCTGCCTTTCGCTGCATGGGTGCGCAATGAAACTTTGACATTTGAGATTAATCACGATCCAGATAACCATGATGTAGAGCAAGGCCGAGGAATGGGTCGTATCAGGCCTTTTGGGGCCTCTGATGGTCGCGTTTCAACAGGTTCTGTGCATGCAATTCAGGGATTTGATTTCGCTGCTTGGCTGAAGAGGACATTTACTGAGAAAGACTATGTTGTGATGAAGATGGATGTTGAGGGGACTGAATTTGATCTGATACCGAGGCTGTTCAAGACAGGAGCTATCTGTCTGATCGACGAGCTCTTTCTTGAGTGTCACTACAATAGATGGCAGAAATGCTGCCCTGGACAGAGGAGTCCAAAATACCAAAACACATACGGGAAATGCTTGAAGCTCTTCACGTCACTTCGGGATAGTGGAGTTCTAGTTCACCAATGGTGGTAA
- the LOC122049668 gene encoding uncharacterized protein LOC122049668 → MASDSPVDVGGWLRSLPPFSQWSSNRMSFCICSSKPCAPSLRLSVARNPQKLNPYLTFCIYADYHTPISLWTSGAIRLKSSSQTSLTGDEATGLFFDLLVSVLKYGPGRRSSFRLSQVTVREENLREVVLNLAFVTLTFLVTVYEAPSELRRGCLEDLRLQLWSPACRESLKLLVRLLGSNLEEQWMRSVNLGMTNWMSELLRSSNHLPRAPSPLFSYGLSASGLWKVQLYCPVIAMAVEDRPSAASTQDDRLLFSLRYQQLEAVIQLAYRAIRKESWIDIAVAVDNIRCDVDPLLSETLMAERGYGSEEKHFPSRISLQLTPALQSDVLSVSVSKSSDNPTQEIGLEKSLEGGFDPPNSYLGLRISATESVTMSVKPWKFEQSVDGDSVNLNWFLHDGVNGREVFSSRPSKFALFQPRTWFRNRYSSVHRPFTKQGGIIFAGDEYGERVWWKVRPAALVKTMEWEIRGSIGLTYWPNKQRTFYSETRKLQFKESLSLHLPK, encoded by the exons ATGGCTTCTGATTCCCCCGTCGATGTAGGCGGGTGGCTGAGGAGCCTTCCCCCCTTCTCCCAATGGAGCTCCAACCGCATGAGCTTCTGCATCTGCTCGTCGAAACCCTGCGCACCTTCCTTGAGACTCTCCGTCGCCAGAAACCCCCAGAAGCTCAATCCTTACCTCACCTTCTGCATCTACGCAGACTACCACACCCCCATTTCCCTCTGGACCTCCGGCGCCATCCGCCTCAAGTCCAGCTCGCAGACCTCTTTGACCGGAGACGAAGCCACCGGTCTCTTCTTCGACCTCCTCGTTTCGGTTCTCAAGTACGGCCCCGGCCGGAGATCCTCTTTCCGGCTGTCGCAGGTGACAGTCAGGGAGGAGAACCTCCGGGAAGTAGTCCTTAATCTCGCGTTTGTCACCCTCACCTTCCTCGTCACCGTCTACGAAGCTCCCTCCGAGCTTCGCCGTGGGTGCCTCGAGGACTTGAGGCTCCAGCTGTGGAGTCCGGCGTGCCGGGAATCGCTGAAGCTCCTCGTCCGGCTGCTCGGCTCCAACCTCGAAGAGCAGTGGATGCGCTCGGTGAACCTCGGAATGACGAACTGGATGTCGGAGCTCCTCCGGTCTTCGAACCACCTGCCCAGAGCGCCGTCGCCTCTGTTCTCGTACGGCCTCTCCGCGAGCGGGCTGTGGAAGGTGCAGCTCTACTGCCCTGTCATAGCCATGGCCGTCGAAGATCGTCCTTCCGCCGCCAGCACTCAAGACGACCGCCTGCTCTTCTCCCTGAGGTACCAGCAGCTCGAAGCTGTGATCCAGCTCGCCTACAGAGCCATCCGCAAAGAGAGCTGGATCGACATCGCCGTCGCCGTCGACAACATACG ATGCGATGTGGATCCTCTCTTGTCGGAGACTCTAATGGCCGAACGAGGCTACGGCAGCGAGGAGAAGCACTTCCCTTCGAGAATCTCCCTGCAACTCACTCCGGCCCTGCAATCGGACGTTCTGTCGGTTTCAGTGAGCAAGTCGTCGGACAATCCGACGCAAGAAATCGGCCTGGAGAAGTCGCTCGAAGGCGGTTTCGATCCGCCGAACTCCTACCTGGGCCTCAGGATCTCGGCCACGGAGTCCGTCACCATGAGCGTGAAGCCGTGGAAGTTCGAGCAGTCGGTGGACGGCGACAGCGTGAACCTGAACTGGTTTCTTCACGACGGCGTCAATGGCAGGGAGGTGTTCTCCTCCCGGCCGTCGAAGTTCGCTCTGTTTCAGCCGAGGACGTGGTTCAGGAACCGGTACTCGAGCGTGCACAGGCCGTTTACCAAGCAAGGGGGGATCATCTTCGCCGGAGACGAGTACGGAGAGAGAGTGTGGTGGAAGGTCCGCCCGGCGGCTTTGGTGAAGACGATGGAGTGGGAGATCAGAGGCTCTATAGGGCTCACCTACTGGCCAAACAAGCAAAGGACTTTCTACAGTGAGACGAGGAAGTTGCAGTTCAAGGAATCCCTCAGCCTTCATCTCCCAAAATGA